Proteins encoded within one genomic window of Diceros bicornis minor isolate mBicDic1 chromosome X, mDicBic1.mat.cur, whole genome shotgun sequence:
- the PBDC1 gene encoding protein PBDC1 isoform X2, producing MAWAMRAMQHAEVYYKLISSVDPQFLKLTRVDDQIYSEFRENFEKLRIDVLDPEELKSESAKEKWRPFCLKFDGIVEDFNYGTLLRLDCSQGYTEENTIFAPRIQFFAIEIARNREGYNKAVYTSVQDKEEEKGADNGGEKGSDSVGEKEKEANKEISESGETAM from the exons ATGGCTTGGGCCATGAGAGCAATGCAGCATGCCGAAGTCTACTACAAG CTGATTTCATCAGTTGACCCACAGTTCCTGAAACTCACCAGAGTGGATGACCAAATCTATTCTGAGTTTCGGGAAAATTTTGAGAAACTCAGGATAGATGTATTGGACCCAGAAGAGCTCAAATCAGAATCGGCTAAAGAG AAGTGGAGGCCATTCTGCTTGAAGTTTGACGGGATTGTAGAAGACTTCAACTATGGTACTTTGCTGCGACTGGATTGTTCTCAGGGTTACACTGAGGAAAACACCATCTTTG CTCCCAGGATACAATTTTTTGCCATTGAAATTGCTCGAAATCGGGAAGGCTATAACAAAGCGGTTTACACCAGTGTTCAGgacaaagaagaagagaaaggagccgataatggaggagagaaaggatCTGACAGtgtaggagaaaaagagaaagaagccaacaAAGAAATCAGCGAAAGTGGTGAAACAGCTATGTAA
- the PBDC1 gene encoding protein PBDC1 isoform X1, translating to MEATSGTEELVSGELVSVAHALSLPAESYSNDPDIEMAWAMRAMQHAEVYYKLISSVDPQFLKLTRVDDQIYSEFRENFEKLRIDVLDPEELKSESAKEKWRPFCLKFDGIVEDFNYGTLLRLDCSQGYTEENTIFAPRIQFFAIEIARNREGYNKAVYTSVQDKEEEKGADNGGEKGSDSVGEKEKEANKEISESGETAM from the exons ATGGAGGCGACTAGTGGAACTGAGGAGCTG GTTTCCGGGGAGCTGGTGTCAGTGGCACATGCTCTTTCTCTCCCAGCCGAATCTTACAGCAACGAT CCTGATATTGAGATGGCTTGGGCCATGAGAGCAATGCAGCATGCCGAAGTCTACTACAAG CTGATTTCATCAGTTGACCCACAGTTCCTGAAACTCACCAGAGTGGATGACCAAATCTATTCTGAGTTTCGGGAAAATTTTGAGAAACTCAGGATAGATGTATTGGACCCAGAAGAGCTCAAATCAGAATCGGCTAAAGAG AAGTGGAGGCCATTCTGCTTGAAGTTTGACGGGATTGTAGAAGACTTCAACTATGGTACTTTGCTGCGACTGGATTGTTCTCAGGGTTACACTGAGGAAAACACCATCTTTG CTCCCAGGATACAATTTTTTGCCATTGAAATTGCTCGAAATCGGGAAGGCTATAACAAAGCGGTTTACACCAGTGTTCAGgacaaagaagaagagaaaggagccgataatggaggagagaaaggatCTGACAGtgtaggagaaaaagagaaagaagccaacaAAGAAATCAGCGAAAGTGGTGAAACAGCTATGTAA